The DNA segment ACAGTTATCTCTTAGTGACGTTGTTTCTTGCTCCAAACCTTGGTTTTTTTGCTTAACTTCTTCTAACTCCATCTGTAATAGAGTGATGGTATCAACGGCTGTTTGGATTTTTGTTTCTAACTGCTCTAGCACTTCTAAAGACATACATTCTACCTTTACTTTTGTTCTGGTTGACTAAAAGGTTATTCAGTCACGAATAGCTTCATTCTACTCACGCTTTTCAATATAAACACGTCTAATATCATGATTTTTGAGTTACATGCTCATTTTTAGAGCACCAAGCTGCATTATCCTGAATTTTCACGTGTTCCGTCAATGCTCACATCGCTCTAAACCTACCTAAATATATACTTCTACTCAATCAAACTAAGTGACCAATGAAACAGGGCCAAAAAGGCAAACGTTTACTATTTTGTATGATAG comes from the Vibrio sp. DW001 genome and includes:
- the zapB gene encoding cell division protein ZapB; this translates as MSLEVLEQLETKIQTAVDTITLLQMELEEVKQKNQGLEQETTSLRDNCSNLEQQNHQMLEEHEAWQQRIRILLGKMEDVE